CCCCAAAAGATATTTGAGCGCAACTACAGCGAAAGCGGAAGCAGCGGCATCGGTCTTGACATCGTCAAACGCCTCTCCTATGCCATGAACATAAAAATTAAAATCGAATCTTCCAAAAACGAAGGAACCCGCTTTCTCTTAACGATGCGTTAATACGATCATGCGACAATGCACCATCTCAAACAAAGGAGATGGTGATGGAACACTCTATCCTTTCTGTAGTTGTATCGGCGACATTGGTAATGGCCGGCATGGCCGGTTGCGGTGGTGGCGGCGGTAGCGGCACACCCTCGTCCACCGAGTTGACGGATGCGCAGAAGTACTCTTTGGCTTATATGTGGAACGAAGAGAAGCTCGCCAAAGATATCTACCTCGCTCTGAATGAAAGCCTGCCCCACACCACTCTTTACAACATTGCCACACGCTCCGAAACCCAGCATGAAGCGGCTGTCGAAGGGTTGGTACAGCAGTACGATATCAATATCACGAATCTGAAAGACTATCAGGTCAGCTACTCCGAAGCAGAGCTCAGAGCCCTGCCCGCAGGGAAATTCGCCGTACCCGAAATCCAAAACCTCTACGACAAGCTCTACCTTAAAGGAATGCAATCTTTGGAAAGCGCCCTGCAGGTCGGCTGCATGGTTGAAGTGACCGATGTGGAAGATTTGGACAGATATATCACCACCGCGGGCGGCAACATGGATCTTGTCACGGTATTCACCAACCTCAGAAGCGGCAGTTACAACCACTACTGGGCTTTTGACAGAGCGCTTAAAGCGATCGGCGTTGCGAACGGTTGCTGCAGCCTAGGCGACAAATACTGTAAAACGCCCGAAGAGTACCCGGCAACCAACGGATCAGGCAACGGCAACCAGGGATACCGTGGCGGAAGATAACATAGGAGAATAAAATGAAACGAACACTTTTGATCGCCGTTTTGGTCATTACAGGAACCCTCATGGCAAGTCAGGGCATGCAAAGGCCGTCTTTTGCCGATTTCGACAAAAACGCGGATGGTAAAATCAGCCCCCAGGAGTTCGAACAAACACGCCAGGAACGGATGAAAAAGATGGCCGAAGCGGGGCGGATGATGCGTCACGTGGGTAATGCCCCGCAATTTGGCGATATCGATACCAACCATGACGGATATCTGGAGAGAAACGAGTTTCAAAAACATCGCCAACAGTGCCGACAACGCCGAGGGCAAGGCATGGGTATGGGAAGAAACCGGTATTGATTCTATCCTCATCCACAAACACTGGATACAAAGGGCATCAGTTGAAATCAATTATTGCTGTTTTCTTCGCTTTCACCCTCTCATCCTGGGCCGATACACTCACGCTTGATAAGTGTATCGATATGGCGTTGAAAACCCATCCGGATATCAAAGCGTGGCTTTATAAAACCGAGCAGGCGAAAAAGGATGTTTCCGTACAAAAGAGTCTCCGACTGCCGCAGGTGACGGTTTCGGCCGAATACGACCCACAGC
This genomic interval from Hydrogenimonas urashimensis contains the following:
- a CDS encoding ferritin-like domain-containing protein, which codes for MEHSILSVVVSATLVMAGMAGCGGGGGSGTPSSTELTDAQKYSLAYMWNEEKLAKDIYLALNESLPHTTLYNIATRSETQHEAAVEGLVQQYDINITNLKDYQVSYSEAELRALPAGKFAVPEIQNLYDKLYLKGMQSLESALQVGCMVEVTDVEDLDRYITTAGGNMDLVTVFTNLRSGSYNHYWAFDRALKAIGVANGCCSLGDKYCKTPEEYPATNGSGNGNQGYRGGR
- a CDS encoding EF-hand domain-containing protein, whose amino-acid sequence is MKRTLLIAVLVITGTLMASQGMQRPSFADFDKNADGKISPQEFEQTRQERMKKMAEAGRMMRHVGNAPQFGDIDTNHDGYLERNEFQKHRQQCRQRRGQGMGMGRNRY